From Hymenobacter sedentarius, a single genomic window includes:
- the rffA gene encoding dTDP-4-amino-4,6-dideoxygalactose transaminase, with the protein MSVPIPFNKPYFSGNETRYIEQAVRSGKISGDGQFTQRAQTYFERDWGFGKALLTTSCTDALEMAALLLNIGPGDEVIVPAYTFVSTANAFILRGAKIVFADSSATNPNLDAASLAALVTPRTRAIVPVHYAGIACDMATILATAEYHGLAVVEDAAHAIDSFFNGQRLGTLGTLAAFSFHETKNIIAGEGGMLAINDLSFASRSEIIREKGTTRSAFFRGEATEYNWVDVGSSFLPSELTAAYLWAQIENLADIQQQRTALWMRYYAALESLQTLGVGLPVLPAYATNNGHLFYLVCRSRTERDALIAYLGARQILAVFHYLALHTSPYYATRHDGRALPWADHYADCLLRLPLFYELSETAQRRVTEAVLGFYQTYTY; encoded by the coding sequence ATGAGCGTCCCGATTCCTTTTAATAAACCCTACTTTTCCGGCAACGAAACCCGTTATATCGAACAAGCGGTGCGCTCGGGCAAAATTTCCGGCGATGGACAATTTACGCAGCGGGCGCAAACGTATTTCGAGCGGGATTGGGGCTTTGGCAAGGCGCTGCTGACTACCTCGTGTACCGATGCGCTGGAAATGGCGGCCCTATTGCTCAATATTGGACCCGGCGACGAGGTCATAGTTCCGGCGTACACATTCGTGAGCACGGCCAACGCTTTTATCTTGCGGGGTGCGAAAATAGTATTCGCCGACAGCTCCGCCACCAACCCTAATTTGGATGCCGCCAGTCTGGCCGCGCTGGTAACGCCGCGCACCCGTGCCATCGTGCCAGTGCATTATGCCGGCATTGCCTGCGACATGGCCACCATCCTGGCCACGGCCGAATACCATGGCCTTGCAGTAGTTGAAGACGCCGCGCACGCCATTGATAGCTTCTTCAATGGTCAGCGGCTGGGCACACTGGGTACGCTGGCGGCCTTTTCATTTCATGAAACCAAGAATATTATTGCGGGTGAAGGCGGTATGTTGGCTATCAATGATTTGAGTTTTGCAAGTAGGTCTGAAATTATTCGGGAGAAGGGTACCACACGGTCAGCTTTCTTTAGGGGCGAAGCAACTGAATATAACTGGGTAGATGTAGGCTCGTCGTTTTTACCATCAGAACTCACTGCGGCTTATCTCTGGGCTCAAATCGAAAACCTGGCCGACATTCAGCAGCAGCGTACGGCCCTTTGGATGCGCTATTACGCAGCCTTAGAATCGTTGCAGACTCTGGGCGTAGGTCTGCCCGTGCTGCCGGCATACGCTACAAACAACGGCCACCTGTTCTACCTGGTGTGCCGCAGTCGCACAGAGCGCGATGCGCTGATTGCATACTTGGGCGCGCGCCAAATTCTGGCCGTGTTCCACTACCTGGCTCTGCACACCAGCCCATATTACGCAACTCGGCACGACGGCCGAGCCCTGCCCTGGGCCGACCACTACGCCGACTGCCTCCTACGCTTGCCCTTGTTCTATGAACTGAGCGAGACTGCCCAGCGTCGCGTCACCGAAGCGGTGCTGGGCTTTTACCAGACCTATACCTATTAA
- a CDS encoding glycosyltransferase family 2 protein, which produces MPSPLFSIISPVYQAEDLVKILVRRIQASVGTLTENYEIILVDDRSPDGAWARIQAEAARDPRVYGLRLSRNFGQHRAITAGLDQCRGEWVVVLDCDLQDRPEEIPALFAETQRGYDLVLALRADRQDSWRKKLLSRLFYRLLSYLTEARQDPAVANFGIYHRKVIEAVLAMRESVRYFPTMVRWVGFRTGYLTVLHAGRVAGRSSYGLSQRLQLGLDILLAYSDKPLRLTVKMGLLLSTGAFLLVPITLVRYWAGQIDQPGYTSLIISIWFFSGLLLSVLGMVGLYIGKTFEQVKNRPLYIVDANTDSHGLPQPE; this is translated from the coding sequence ATGCCTAGTCCGCTTTTTTCCATTATAAGTCCGGTATACCAAGCCGAGGATTTGGTGAAAATTCTGGTGCGGCGCATCCAGGCCAGCGTGGGTACACTCACCGAGAATTATGAGATTATTCTAGTCGATGACCGCAGTCCTGATGGGGCATGGGCGCGCATTCAGGCTGAGGCTGCGCGCGACCCGCGGGTGTACGGACTGCGCCTGAGCCGCAACTTTGGCCAGCACCGCGCCATTACGGCCGGCCTTGACCAGTGCCGGGGCGAATGGGTGGTGGTGCTCGACTGCGACCTGCAAGACCGGCCAGAGGAGATTCCAGCCTTGTTTGCCGAAACGCAACGCGGGTACGACCTGGTTTTGGCCCTGCGCGCTGACCGACAGGACTCATGGCGCAAAAAACTGCTGTCGCGGCTGTTCTATCGCCTGCTGTCCTACCTCACCGAAGCGCGACAAGACCCGGCAGTGGCAAATTTCGGCATCTACCACCGCAAAGTTATTGAGGCCGTGCTGGCCATGCGCGAGAGCGTCCGCTACTTTCCCACCATGGTGCGCTGGGTGGGCTTTCGCACTGGCTACCTAACGGTGCTACACGCTGGTCGCGTCGCGGGCCGCAGCAGCTACGGGCTCAGCCAGCGCCTACAGCTGGGCCTTGATATTTTGCTGGCGTATTCCGACAAACCCTTGCGTCTGACTGTGAAAATGGGCTTATTGCTCTCAACTGGTGCCTTTCTGCTGGTGCCCATCACCTTGGTGCGCTATTGGGCCGGCCAGATTGACCAGCCCGGCTATACCAGTCTGATTATTTCCATCTGGTTTTTTTCGGGCCTGCTGCTGTCGGTGCTGGGCATGGTGGGGCTTTACATCGGCAAAACATTTGAGCAAGTGAAAAACCGTCCGCTTTATATTGTGGATGCGAATACAGATAGTCACGGGTTGCCCCAGCCGGAATGA
- a CDS encoding glycosyltransferase, with amino-acid sequence MRILFLSYWGLHDGLTTSTVFPHLRLLQERADVAAVRLVTIERGPDAQGALAFSPGFAADKITFEPLRSRLSRYVILNKIEDFTRFPREIIRQAEEFNPDFILARGAPAGALAYLVWQKTRLPFYVESFEPHADYMRESSVWRAYDPRYLFQRHWEKRQKKLALGLMPVAENYRQQLIREGVPAGRIITVPCSVDAAAFAFDAAAGKRVRQRLGYTALEAVVGVYVGKFGDIYYDEESFALFRAAANHFGSNFRLIVLTPNAEADVRRKLSNVGLGPDCAFVTKAPHAEVPDYLSAADFAFSPIRPAPCRLYCSAIKIGEYWASGLPVLVTPGVGDDSAIVEAENGGAVFDLSKPGSVPAALARLDALMHQPNYRARIHELAVRYRSLNRAREAYATLLPLGAKVRSASLM; translated from the coding sequence ATGCGCATATTGTTTTTAAGCTATTGGGGGCTGCATGATGGCCTGACGACTTCCACCGTTTTTCCGCACTTGCGGCTCCTGCAGGAGCGCGCCGATGTGGCGGCCGTGCGCCTCGTCACCATCGAGCGCGGCCCTGATGCCCAAGGCGCGCTAGCCTTCAGCCCGGGTTTTGCAGCCGATAAAATCACCTTCGAACCCCTGCGCTCTCGGCTCAGCCGCTACGTTATCCTCAACAAGATTGAGGATTTTACCCGGTTCCCGCGAGAGATAATTCGGCAGGCAGAAGAATTCAATCCTGACTTCATCCTCGCGCGGGGTGCTCCTGCCGGCGCGCTGGCTTACCTGGTGTGGCAAAAAACCAGGCTTCCTTTTTATGTCGAGTCGTTCGAGCCGCACGCCGACTATATGCGTGAATCGAGCGTGTGGCGCGCCTACGACCCACGCTACCTGTTCCAGCGCCACTGGGAAAAGCGCCAGAAAAAGTTGGCCCTGGGCCTAATGCCGGTGGCCGAAAACTACCGGCAACAGCTTATCCGCGAGGGGGTGCCGGCCGGCCGCATTATTACGGTTCCGTGCTCGGTCGATGCCGCCGCTTTTGCTTTCGATGCCGCTGCTGGAAAGCGCGTACGCCAGCGCTTGGGCTATACAGCATTGGAAGCAGTGGTGGGCGTCTACGTAGGCAAATTTGGCGACATTTACTACGACGAAGAATCATTTGCTTTGTTCCGCGCAGCGGCTAACCATTTCGGGTCCAATTTTCGGCTCATTGTCTTGACCCCCAATGCTGAAGCCGACGTGCGCCGCAAGCTGTCTAACGTGGGCCTGGGTCCTGACTGTGCCTTTGTAACCAAGGCTCCGCACGCCGAAGTACCGGATTATTTATCGGCAGCAGATTTTGCATTTTCGCCCATCCGGCCCGCGCCCTGTCGGCTTTATTGCTCGGCCATTAAAATCGGCGAATATTGGGCCAGTGGTCTACCTGTGCTGGTAACACCCGGCGTGGGCGACGATTCAGCTATTGTAGAAGCGGAAAACGGCGGCGCCGTGTTTGACTTGAGCAAACCTGGTAGTGTGCCAGCCGCTCTGGCCCGCCTCGACGCCCTGATGCACCAGCCCAACTACCGTGCCCGCATCCACGAGCTGGCCGTGCGCTACCGCAGCCTCAACCGTGCCCGCGAGGCCTATGCCACCTTGCTTCCGTTAGGGGCAAAGGTTCGTAGCGCCAGTTTAATGTAA
- a CDS encoding glycosyltransferase family 2 protein, whose product MSEFVSPFFSIVIPTYNRATFIGATLDSVLAQTYEALEILVVDDGSQDNTAEVVAQYADPRLCYYPKENAERGVARNYGFVRAKGQYVLFLDSDDLFHAGHLATLHRKIEELEHPNFIATKYDFDRNGIRAPSDTAALAEGWYGLDTFVRGNALACNICVRRLNPGLHLFEEDRRYAAVEDWMFILENMQHDRVYLIDAVTLTMNDHDARSMRSDNAALVRRLQLALEWMRRRVVLTPPQRRTLTGRVYYLCAIHAYAAGHRAESLRYASHAVPHLPPRQAAVLLVRCAVGPAAVGWLKMQRA is encoded by the coding sequence ATGAGTGAATTCGTCTCCCCATTTTTCTCCATTGTAATTCCAACGTACAACAGGGCCACATTCATTGGTGCAACCCTCGACTCTGTACTAGCCCAAACTTATGAAGCTTTGGAAATACTGGTAGTGGACGACGGTAGCCAAGACAATACGGCCGAGGTGGTGGCTCAATACGCTGATCCGCGGCTGTGCTATTATCCCAAAGAAAACGCCGAGCGAGGGGTAGCACGCAATTACGGGTTTGTTCGTGCGAAAGGGCAATACGTACTGTTTCTCGATTCCGATGACTTGTTTCATGCCGGGCATCTGGCCACGCTACACCGCAAGATTGAGGAGTTGGAACACCCGAATTTCATCGCTACCAAGTACGACTTTGACCGCAACGGTATACGAGCCCCCAGCGACACCGCTGCCCTAGCCGAGGGCTGGTACGGGTTGGATACCTTCGTGCGCGGCAATGCCTTGGCTTGCAACATCTGCGTACGGCGTCTGAATCCGGGCTTGCACCTATTCGAGGAAGACCGCCGCTACGCGGCGGTGGAAGACTGGATGTTCATCCTCGAAAACATGCAGCACGACCGGGTGTATCTAATCGATGCCGTGACGCTTACCATGAACGACCACGACGCCCGTTCCATGCGGTCGGATAATGCGGCTCTGGTGCGGCGCCTCCAGCTGGCCCTAGAGTGGATGCGGCGGCGCGTGGTGCTCACCCCGCCTCAGCGCCGAACGCTCACGGGACGGGTATACTACCTCTGTGCCATCCACGCCTACGCCGCGGGCCACCGCGCCGAATCGTTGCGCTACGCTAGTCATGCCGTGCCGCATTTGCCGCCACGCCAAGCTGCCGTATTGTTGGTGCGGTGCGCCGTGGGCCCAGCAGCCGTGGGTTGGCTGAAAATGCAACGGGCCTAA
- a CDS encoding lipopolysaccharide biosynthesis protein has protein sequence MKQRLQLFVQQSLRPLLQKGSFAQNFAVTLSGSAAVTAIGFLLSPVMSRIYMPAAYGQFAVFSSLTSNLSMVTTLTYTAAFLLPKTQERFMALVQLTVFLTFAMCLLITCAMLVGGRQVLHLLNAEPLGNLFYTLPVLLLLFNLNSIMSSWYMRDKQFLKRTSVEVSTALVGRGSTIAYGWWAGGHVAGLLFGEFFNRLTSTISLATGSIRSTFVILWRTFAWSNIWSVAVEYKKFPLYFLPASFINVLSTQLPIYALSSGFGSTPVGLYSFSVGLLEIPINLIGNAILPVFWQKAAETQQTEPERLPMMTLSLYYKLLYLGLIPFGVITVYGDVLFKLVFGARWEMAGVYTGYLGYYYVFKLMSQATSPIYTVMEKQRYILWSNIALLVARGLGLGIGLVMKDLNLALLLFGLGSLLATFLIDLQVLSLLHLPVWRIALRTIIIVGSTLMVLKFIRVSAGLLLK, from the coding sequence TTGAAGCAACGCCTCCAGCTATTTGTGCAACAGAGTTTGCGGCCTTTGCTGCAAAAAGGGTCATTTGCTCAAAACTTTGCCGTTACGCTGTCAGGGTCAGCAGCCGTCACGGCCATTGGCTTCCTTCTATCGCCGGTGATGTCGCGCATTTACATGCCGGCAGCCTATGGGCAATTTGCCGTATTTAGCTCACTGACCAGTAATCTGAGCATGGTTACCACCTTGACTTATACGGCTGCATTTTTGCTGCCTAAAACCCAAGAGCGGTTTATGGCCTTGGTGCAGCTCACCGTTTTTCTCACGTTTGCAATGTGCCTGCTTATCACATGCGCAATGCTAGTGGGGGGGAGGCAGGTACTACACCTGCTTAATGCCGAGCCCTTGGGAAACCTGTTTTACACCTTGCCTGTGCTTTTGCTGCTGTTTAATCTCAACAGCATCATGAGCAGTTGGTATATGCGCGACAAACAGTTTCTAAAGCGCACCAGTGTGGAGGTGTCCACGGCCTTGGTAGGACGAGGTTCTACCATTGCTTATGGCTGGTGGGCGGGCGGGCATGTGGCTGGCCTGCTGTTTGGGGAGTTCTTCAACCGCCTTACAAGCACCATTAGCTTGGCTACGGGTAGCATTCGGTCCACGTTCGTCATCCTGTGGCGCACCTTCGCTTGGTCTAATATCTGGAGTGTGGCAGTTGAGTATAAAAAATTCCCTTTATATTTTCTTCCTGCCAGCTTCATCAACGTTCTATCGACGCAATTGCCCATCTATGCTCTCAGCTCGGGCTTTGGGTCGACGCCGGTCGGTTTGTATTCATTTTCGGTTGGATTGCTTGAAATCCCTATCAACCTGATTGGCAACGCCATTCTGCCGGTATTCTGGCAAAAGGCAGCGGAGACGCAGCAGACCGAGCCCGAGCGCCTGCCTATGATGACGCTTAGTCTTTACTACAAGCTGCTGTATCTGGGCCTGATACCGTTCGGGGTTATTACGGTTTACGGCGATGTACTCTTCAAATTGGTGTTTGGGGCACGTTGGGAAATGGCCGGCGTCTATACCGGTTACCTTGGCTATTATTACGTGTTCAAGCTGATGTCACAGGCAACATCGCCCATCTATACCGTGATGGAAAAGCAACGTTACATCCTCTGGAGCAACATTGCATTGCTAGTGGCGAGGGGCTTGGGCTTAGGTATTGGCTTAGTGATGAAGGACCTGAATTTGGCGTTGCTCTTGTTCGGCTTGGGTAGCTTGCTGGCTACTTTCCTTATTGATTTGCAAGTGCTATCGCTGTTACATCTGCCGGTGTGGCGAATCGCCCTGCGAACCATCATTATTGTGGGCTCTACGCTTATGGTTTTGAAATTTATTCGGGTAAGCGCAGGGTTGTTATTGAAATAA
- a CDS encoding glycosyltransferase family 61 protein, producing the protein MATAPLRPPTFWQRTKKVIDRNLSRLTKFVSAPLAAEEIEVAPAPLNAKAPQPINVEMVPQVFLDGFAKVFAEIQPNLRQVVYRLRDARVAWHGSVVKGLRVFLPSLPQPWMEFELAGTFLLRQFRSRKVLTLATGPVGLAFDSWSGNYFHWIAEELPRLALLRKVQPECIVLLPGLNSSDYIVQTVSALGFRHTHTLMPGELAEVRDLWLAVRPGRHGYMVPELMREVREAVLGSLAASLDPFKRATRRIYVSRCRQKWRQLTNEEEIVGVLARYGFETVYFEDMTFVEQVRTMYEAAVFIGIHGANMTNILFMTPGSNAIEIMSHTYINPSYLSMANSIGVYYSLVPSAQSSPMEVERGYADMLADPMLVEQVVRPLCVEQ; encoded by the coding sequence ATGGCTACTGCGCCGCTACGGCCTCCCACTTTTTGGCAACGCACCAAAAAAGTAATCGACCGAAATCTAAGTCGCTTAACAAAGTTTGTAAGTGCGCCGCTGGCGGCCGAAGAGATTGAAGTGGCACCAGCTCCCTTAAATGCCAAGGCGCCCCAACCGATCAATGTGGAAATGGTTCCGCAGGTTTTCCTAGACGGTTTTGCTAAGGTCTTTGCCGAAATCCAGCCCAACCTTCGCCAAGTGGTATACCGGCTGCGCGATGCCCGCGTAGCGTGGCACGGGTCCGTGGTGAAGGGCCTACGGGTATTTTTGCCCAGCCTGCCCCAGCCGTGGATGGAGTTTGAGCTAGCCGGCACCTTCCTACTCCGTCAATTTCGCAGCCGCAAGGTGCTAACTTTGGCTACTGGGCCGGTCGGGCTGGCATTTGATAGCTGGTCGGGCAACTATTTCCACTGGATAGCCGAAGAACTGCCCCGGTTGGCCTTGCTGCGCAAGGTGCAGCCCGAATGTATTGTTCTGCTACCGGGTCTCAATTCCTCCGACTACATTGTGCAAACGGTAAGCGCCTTAGGCTTTCGGCATACCCATACCCTTATGCCAGGAGAGCTGGCAGAGGTGCGCGATTTGTGGCTAGCGGTACGCCCTGGACGGCACGGCTATATGGTGCCCGAACTGATGCGGGAAGTGCGGGAGGCGGTGCTAGGCAGCCTAGCTGCCAGCCTCGACCCATTCAAGCGAGCTACGCGCCGGATATACGTTTCGCGTTGCCGCCAAAAGTGGCGGCAGCTTACTAACGAAGAAGAAATTGTAGGGGTATTGGCGCGTTATGGTTTTGAAACCGTGTATTTCGAGGACATGACGTTTGTGGAACAAGTCCGGACAATGTATGAGGCGGCTGTTTTCATCGGCATTCACGGGGCCAACATGACTAATATCTTGTTTATGACCCCTGGTTCAAATGCCATCGAAATAATGAGCCACACATATATTAACCCCAGCTATTTATCAATGGCTAATAGTATAGGGGTGTATTACTCGCTGGTGCCATCTGCGCAGAGCTCGCCGATGGAAGTAGAGCGTGGATATGCCGATATGTTGGCCGATCCCATGCTGGTAGAACAGGTAGTCCGTCCACTCTGCGTTGAACAGTAG
- the gmd gene encoding GDP-mannose 4,6-dehydratase: MKVALITGITGQDGAYLTEFLLEKGYDVHGIKRRSSLFNTDRIDHLINDEEGNKNPRLTNHYGDLSDSTNLIRIIQEVQPDEIYNLGAMSHVKVSFDAPEYVADVDGVGTLRILEAVRLLGLTKKTKIYQASTSELYGLVQEVPQRETTPFYPRSPYAVAKLYGYWITVNYREAYGMFACNGILFNHESPLRGETFVTRKITRGVAQIVLGMRHDIALGNLDAKRDWGHAKDYVEAMWRILQQDEPEDFVIATGVTTTVRDFVRLAFGEVGVELAFEGEGVNETARVVSCSNREYQVPIGTVVCRVDPAYFRPTEVELLIGDPTKCKVKLNWEPKYDLPALVKDMMEADVDLFKRDAYLLKGGHKVSWQHEQHQ, from the coding sequence ATGAAAGTTGCGCTCATCACTGGCATCACCGGCCAAGACGGTGCTTACCTCACCGAGTTTCTGCTCGAAAAAGGTTACGACGTTCACGGCATAAAACGCCGGTCTTCCCTGTTCAATACCGACCGCATTGACCACCTCATTAATGATGAGGAAGGCAATAAGAACCCGCGCCTGACCAACCACTATGGCGACTTGTCGGACTCCACTAATCTGATTCGCATCATTCAGGAAGTGCAGCCAGACGAGATTTACAACCTCGGTGCCATGTCTCACGTGAAGGTTTCCTTCGATGCACCTGAGTACGTGGCGGATGTAGACGGTGTGGGTACCCTTCGCATTCTGGAAGCCGTGCGCCTGCTGGGCCTTACTAAGAAAACCAAGATTTACCAGGCCAGCACATCCGAGCTGTACGGGCTGGTGCAGGAAGTGCCCCAGCGTGAAACCACACCCTTCTACCCCCGCTCGCCCTATGCGGTGGCTAAGCTATATGGTTACTGGATTACAGTCAACTATCGCGAGGCCTATGGCATGTTTGCGTGCAACGGCATTCTATTCAACCACGAAAGCCCTTTGCGCGGCGAAACGTTTGTTACCCGCAAAATCACCCGCGGGGTGGCCCAGATAGTATTGGGTATGCGCCACGACATTGCGCTGGGCAACCTAGACGCTAAGCGCGACTGGGGCCATGCCAAAGACTACGTAGAGGCCATGTGGCGCATTCTGCAGCAGGACGAGCCCGAGGATTTTGTAATTGCCACCGGCGTGACGACCACCGTACGCGACTTTGTGCGCCTTGCCTTTGGCGAGGTAGGAGTGGAACTGGCTTTTGAAGGCGAAGGCGTAAACGAAACCGCGCGGGTGGTTTCCTGTTCGAACCGCGAATACCAAGTGCCTATTGGTACTGTGGTATGCCGCGTAGACCCTGCTTACTTCCGGCCCACCGAAGTGGAACTGTTAATCGGCGACCCCACCAAGTGCAAGGTCAAATTGAACTGGGAGCCGAAATACGACCTGCCGGCCTTGGTGAAGGATATGATGGAGGCCGATGTGGACCTATTTAAGCGCGACGCTTACTTATTGAAAGGCGGACACAAGGTGTCCTGGCAGCACGAGCAACACCAATAA
- a CDS encoding glycosyltransferase family A protein, with translation MSKYRISYLVTTYNKLPYLRQVLTRLVEARLPDEEIVVADGGSNDGTSEYLSELFEAGKIQQFVSERDKGESHGNNKCMLMAKGEVLKMITDDDAFNYPIIRAAADFMHEHPDVDVVMGYNATIQDHDLTFARVKEDPAIDFMRWYELKEPFWMIGLPLLVRRSSLPIVGLYYTGVVFVDLEYTYRISTVKANIAWCTGLLSMHVDNPNGNFNRMPPKMREEEYNHVRSFFVKHKRRNPVELLRDTIEAVKRPIRPAKRAVFDRMGWAQFQNPEVFATGYVPHEGEDLLSAVYRVCDDFMAAQNHLRKTEFIYKPQEVSKVMPPTSA, from the coding sequence GTGTCAAAATACCGCATTTCCTATTTAGTAACAACATACAACAAGTTGCCATACCTACGGCAAGTGCTGACCCGCCTAGTGGAAGCCCGGCTTCCCGATGAGGAAATTGTGGTGGCCGACGGCGGCAGCAACGACGGTACTTCTGAATACCTCAGTGAGTTGTTCGAGGCCGGAAAAATTCAACAGTTTGTGTCCGAGCGCGACAAAGGTGAATCACACGGCAATAATAAGTGCATGCTCATGGCTAAGGGTGAGGTGCTTAAGATGATTACGGATGACGACGCCTTTAACTACCCAATTATACGAGCAGCGGCTGATTTCATGCACGAACACCCAGATGTGGATGTAGTAATGGGTTACAACGCGACTATCCAGGACCATGACCTGACGTTTGCCCGGGTAAAAGAAGACCCAGCTATTGACTTTATGCGCTGGTACGAGCTTAAGGAGCCATTCTGGATGATAGGCCTGCCCCTTCTGGTTCGTCGCTCCTCGCTCCCAATTGTTGGGTTGTACTATACCGGCGTGGTATTTGTTGATTTGGAGTACACCTACCGCATTTCTACCGTCAAGGCCAACATTGCTTGGTGCACAGGACTTTTGAGCATGCACGTTGACAACCCAAATGGCAATTTCAACCGTATGCCTCCTAAAATGCGAGAGGAAGAGTATAATCATGTGCGCAGCTTCTTCGTGAAGCATAAGCGCCGTAATCCGGTGGAGCTTCTGCGTGATACCATTGAAGCAGTCAAACGCCCAATTCGCCCTGCTAAGCGGGCTGTTTTCGACCGCATGGGCTGGGCTCAATTTCAGAATCCGGAGGTGTTTGCGACCGGGTACGTACCCCACGAAGGTGAAGACCTATTGTCGGCAGTATACAGGGTGTGCGACGATTTCATGGCAGCCCAAAATCATTTGCGCAAAACAGAATTTATTTACAAGCCGCAGGAAGTAAGCAAGGTAATGCCTCCGACGTCTGCTTAG
- a CDS encoding methionyl-tRNA formyltransferase, with protein MTNTSHKRNLVYMGGRALGYRCLEVLARYRSHFNVHFAMGLRQDGTVGSDWNPSVLAEARRLGFEVFDVPSLKVPEVVALFQEKQIDTILNVFCDRIIPKAMVNLPGMEIINFHYGHLPQYQGRFVVTHIILNGEEKTCVTTHYIDEGVDTGDIIFEDWLPVLSTDTARSLYMRCVDVGTQAFERTLEYFVRQEPLPRRPQKGSGAYYKFEEPNGLRVQLDWEQEKIERFIRATTFEPISKPWVQIGDRRFDIVAQPTNPA; from the coding sequence ATGACCAACACCTCTCACAAACGCAACTTGGTGTACATGGGCGGCCGGGCGCTGGGCTACCGCTGCCTGGAAGTGTTGGCCCGCTACCGGTCCCACTTTAACGTGCACTTTGCGATGGGCCTGCGCCAAGACGGCACGGTGGGCTCCGACTGGAACCCCTCCGTGCTGGCCGAAGCCCGGCGGCTGGGGTTTGAGGTGTTCGACGTGCCCTCACTAAAAGTCCCCGAGGTGGTGGCGCTGTTTCAGGAAAAGCAAATCGATACCATCCTGAACGTGTTTTGCGACCGGATTATCCCCAAGGCGATGGTCAATTTGCCGGGGATGGAAATCATCAACTTTCACTACGGCCACCTCCCGCAGTACCAAGGTCGCTTCGTGGTGACGCACATCATTCTGAACGGCGAAGAAAAAACCTGCGTTACCACGCACTACATTGACGAAGGCGTGGACACCGGCGATATCATTTTTGAAGACTGGCTGCCCGTGCTGTCCACCGACACTGCCCGTAGCCTATACATGCGCTGCGTGGATGTGGGTACGCAGGCCTTCGAGCGTACCTTGGAGTACTTTGTGCGCCAGGAGCCGCTGCCGCGCCGCCCACAGAAAGGAAGTGGGGCTTATTATAAATTTGAGGAACCCAACGGATTGCGCGTGCAGCTGGATTGGGAACAGGAAAAAATAGAGCGTTTCATCCGGGCCACCACCTTCGAACCCATCTCTAAACCCTGGGTACAGATTGGCGACCGGCGCTTCGACATTGTGGCGCAGCCCACCAACCCCGCGTAG
- a CDS encoding NAD-dependent epimerase/dehydratase family protein — translation MKIALLGQTGFLGQNVADELVRNGVAFAGASRRTGVDLRDPAQATAFLRDTQPDVILHCAAHVGSFNYVTENAAAVMLDNSRLVLAVYEAMAEVCPQAVIVHPLANCVYPASAEIFHDEAWQDGPVHRTVLPFASTRRLAWAAGESFAISHGIRSVSLLVPNMYGPHDSTDPNQTAALDALISRFLTAQRTGQPEVGVWGTGAAIREWIFAPDLARIMLEIARNPAHPGLERPLNVAQNTGLSIRALADLIRHTLGYTGTVRYDHTKPDGALKKVMDDKHFREVFPSFEFTEFEKGIETTIQYYQKVI, via the coding sequence ATGAAAATAGCCTTATTGGGTCAAACCGGTTTCTTGGGCCAGAACGTCGCCGACGAACTGGTACGCAACGGCGTGGCGTTTGCGGGAGCTTCGCGCCGCACGGGCGTGGACCTGCGCGACCCCGCCCAAGCCACCGCATTTCTGCGCGACACCCAGCCCGATGTGATTCTGCACTGCGCTGCCCACGTGGGTAGCTTCAACTACGTGACGGAAAACGCCGCAGCCGTGATGCTGGATAACTCGCGCCTGGTGCTGGCCGTGTACGAAGCCATGGCAGAGGTGTGTCCACAGGCTGTCATCGTGCACCCCCTGGCCAACTGTGTGTACCCCGCTTCGGCCGAAATATTTCACGACGAGGCCTGGCAGGACGGGCCAGTGCACCGCACGGTGCTGCCCTTTGCTTCCACGCGCCGTCTGGCGTGGGCAGCCGGCGAAAGCTTTGCCATCAGCCACGGCATTCGCAGCGTATCGCTGCTGGTGCCGAACATGTACGGCCCGCACGACTCCACCGACCCCAACCAGACCGCCGCCCTCGACGCCCTCATTTCCCGTTTTCTGACTGCCCAGCGCACCGGCCAGCCGGAGGTAGGGGTGTGGGGCACCGGTGCCGCTATCCGGGAGTGGATATTTGCTCCCGACCTGGCCCGCATCATGCTCGAAATAGCCCGGAACCCTGCCCACCCCGGTCTCGAACGGCCCCTCAACGTGGCGCAGAACACCGGCCTGAGTATCCGTGCCCTTGCCGACCTAATCCGGCACACGTTGGGCTATACTGGCACGGTGCGCTACGACCATACCAAGCCGGATGGTGCTCTCAAAAAGGTGATGGACGATAAGCACTTTCGTGAGGTTTTCCCCTCGTTTGAGTTTACCGAGTTCGAAAAAGGTATTGAAACGACAATTCAGTACTACCAAAAAGTAATTTAA